A DNA window from Mycolicibacter hiberniae contains the following coding sequences:
- a CDS encoding homoserine dehydrogenase: MSGSQVSGAPIGVAVLGLGNVGSEVVRILEASADDLAARIGAPLVLRGVGVRRVSADRGVPVELLTDDIDSLVSRSDVDIVVELMGPVEPARKAILSAIAHGKSVVTANKALLSRSTGELAEAAENALVDLYFEASVAGAIPVIRPLTQSLAGDTVLRVAGIVNGTTNYILSEMDSTGADYTSALADASALGYAEADPTADVEGYDAAAKAAILASIAFHTRVTADDVYREGITSISPADFTTARALGCTIKLLAICERITTPDGQQRVSARVYPALVPLTHPLASVNGAFNAVVVEAEAAGRLMFYGQGAGGAPTASAVTGDLVMAARNRVQGGRGPRESKYAQLAIAPIGDVATRYYVSMDVADKPGVLSTVAAEFAAHGVSIAEVRQEGVADGEGQLVGARIVVVTHRAAESALSKTVAALAGLDAVQRIASVLRLEGTDQ, translated from the coding sequence GTGTCCGGTTCGCAGGTATCCGGGGCCCCCATCGGGGTGGCCGTACTCGGTCTGGGCAACGTCGGCAGCGAGGTGGTCCGCATCCTCGAAGCCAGCGCCGACGACCTGGCGGCCCGCATCGGGGCGCCGTTGGTGCTGCGCGGCGTCGGGGTGCGCCGTGTTTCGGCTGACCGCGGTGTCCCGGTGGAGTTGCTCACCGACGACATCGACAGCCTGGTCTCGCGCAGCGACGTCGACATCGTCGTGGAGCTGATGGGCCCGGTCGAGCCCGCCCGCAAGGCGATCCTGTCGGCGATCGCGCACGGCAAGTCCGTCGTCACCGCCAACAAGGCCCTGCTGTCGCGCTCCACCGGCGAGCTGGCCGAGGCCGCCGAGAACGCGCTGGTGGATCTGTACTTCGAAGCCAGCGTCGCCGGCGCGATCCCGGTCATCCGCCCACTGACCCAGTCACTGGCCGGGGACACCGTGCTGCGGGTGGCCGGCATCGTCAACGGCACCACCAACTACATCCTGTCCGAGATGGACTCCACCGGCGCCGACTACACCAGCGCGCTGGCCGACGCGAGCGCGCTCGGCTACGCCGAGGCCGACCCGACAGCCGACGTCGAGGGCTACGACGCCGCTGCCAAGGCCGCGATCCTGGCGTCGATCGCCTTCCACACCCGCGTCACCGCCGACGACGTCTACCGCGAGGGCATCACCAGCATCAGCCCGGCGGACTTCACCACCGCGCGGGCCCTGGGCTGCACGATCAAGCTGCTGGCGATCTGCGAGCGCATCACCACACCCGATGGCCAGCAGCGGGTTTCGGCCCGCGTTTACCCGGCGCTGGTTCCCCTGACCCACCCGCTGGCCAGCGTCAACGGCGCCTTCAACGCGGTGGTGGTCGAGGCTGAGGCGGCCGGGCGGCTGATGTTCTACGGCCAGGGCGCCGGGGGTGCTCCGACGGCGTCGGCGGTCACCGGAGACCTGGTGATGGCGGCGCGTAACCGGGTGCAGGGCGGTCGCGGCCCCCGCGAGTCCAAGTACGCCCAGCTGGCCATTGCGCCGATCGGCGACGTCGCCACCCGCTACTACGTGAGCATGGACGTGGCCGACAAGCCGGGCGTGCTGTCCACGGTGGCCGCCGAGTTCGCCGCGCACGGGGTGAGCATCGCCGAGGTGCGCCAGGAAGGCGTCGCCGACGGCGAAGGCCAGCTGGTGGGTGCTCGTATCGTGGTGGTCACCCACCGAGCCGCCGAGTCGGCTTTGTCGAAAACTGTTGCGGCGCTTGCGGGCCTGGACGCAGTCCAGCGGATCGCCAGTGTGCTGAGACTGGAAGGAACAGACCAGTGA